The following proteins come from a genomic window of Venenivibrio stagnispumantis:
- a CDS encoding SWIM zinc finger family protein — protein MANIYCNINDLNAVKETQKILLEKLKKQNQENHNRFIRAKELVEKGLIKEMRIDKGKITAKVKDYDVVVNLETSSAKCTCPDAKNRKVACKHILAVVFKAENFLGKQAVLLETKKKNEPKNKEEFIEKLFYEAISDLATYVSEEYTDGFFSLAQRYAIKLKQVINK, from the coding sequence ATGGCAAATATTTACTGCAACATTAACGATTTAAACGCAGTCAAAGAAACTCAAAAGATTTTGCTTGAAAAGTTGAAAAAGCAAAATCAGGAGAACCACAACAGATTTATCAGGGCAAAGGAACTTGTAGAGAAAGGCTTAATCAAAGAGATGAGAATTGATAAAGGAAAAATCACGGCAAAGGTTAAAGATTATGATGTAGTAGTTAATCTTGAAACAAGCTCTGCAAAATGCACCTGCCCTGATGCTAAGAACAGAAAAGTTGCTTGTAAGCACATTTTAGCCGTTGTTTTTAAAGCAGAAAATTTCCTTGGAAAACAAGCAGTTTTGCTTGAAACCAAGAAAAAGAATGAGCCTAAAAACAAGGAAGAGTTTATAGAAAAGCTTTTCTATGAGGCTATTTCCGATTTAGCAACCTATGTTTCCGAAGAATATACAGACGGCTTTTTCTCATTAGCACAAAGATATGCAATTAAGCTTAAACAAGTAATCAACAAATAA
- a CDS encoding fimbrial biogenesis chaperone, with protein sequence MIKELLGFLAMSSIMTQAYALSIYPIPVMLEKNKAYLNIEDEGARYQATIYRWTQENGEDKLIPVKDDEMVVFPNIFKANGKKSIKIIYLAKDNDDKKEKAYRLILDELDVKKIEDKDKNTLKLQKSLSIPVFIPAKNEILRADITCKDNTITIENKGNTHLKIIGIGDKQITDYVLPDSKKSYQVESKKGMITFEKFKQEYECN encoded by the coding sequence ATGATTAAAGAACTCTTAGGCTTTTTAGCTATGTCAAGCATAATGACACAGGCTTATGCTTTATCTATCTATCCGATACCGGTTATGTTGGAGAAAAACAAAGCATACTTAAACATTGAAGATGAAGGGGCAAGGTATCAGGCTACAATTTACAGATGGACGCAGGAGAACGGAGAAGATAAGTTAATACCGGTTAAAGATGATGAGATGGTAGTTTTTCCGAACATCTTTAAAGCAAACGGCAAGAAAAGTATAAAGATTATCTATCTTGCAAAAGACAATGACGATAAGAAAGAAAAGGCTTACAGGTTGATACTTGATGAGCTTGATGTTAAAAAGATAGAAGATAAGGATAAAAACACTTTAAAGCTACAAAAGAGTTTATCAATACCGGTATTTATACCTGCAAAGAATGAGATTTTAAGGGCAGATATTACTTGTAAAGATAACACTATAACCATTGAGAATAAAGGCAATACTCATTTAAAGATTATAGGCATAGGTGATAAGCAAATTACGGATTACGTATTACCTGATAGCAAAAAGAGTTATCAGGTAGAAAGCAAGAAAGGAATGATTACCTTTGAAAAATTTAAGCAAGAATACGAATGCAATTAA
- a CDS encoding Csu type fimbrial protein — MKKVLLTLGMAIGLTSLAYAGDTSGSTTLTATAQPGCSIQNSPSLSLAYSGLGDATGNFQLQIECDNGLNYTITFGDGNNASGGVRRATDGNGNYLAYRLYQDSGYTTEIGVGSNNTMTGTGDGNTQNITIYAKVPQSENASNNALGTYTDTLNITISW, encoded by the coding sequence ATGAAGAAAGTATTATTAACACTCGGAATGGCGATAGGATTAACAAGCTTAGCTTATGCAGGTGATACATCTGGAAGCACAACATTAACGGCAACGGCACAACCGGGGTGTAGTATTCAAAACTCACCATCTTTAAGCTTGGCTTATTCCGGTTTGGGCGACGCAACCGGTAATTTTCAGTTGCAAATAGAATGTGATAATGGATTAAACTATACAATCACTTTCGGAGATGGTAATAATGCAAGTGGTGGTGTTAGAAGGGCTACCGATGGAAATGGAAATTATCTCGCATATAGGCTCTATCAGGATAGTGGATATACAACCGAGATTGGAGTAGGAAGTAATAACACAATGACAGGAACGGGCGATGGTAATACTCAAAACATAACCATCTATGCAAAAGTGCCACAATCCGAGAATGCAAGCAATAATGCATTAGGAACTTATACCGATACACTCAACATAACAATCTCTTGGTAA
- a CDS encoding recombinase family protein, producing the protein MKAVIYARYSSKNQDKKSIKDQVILCQIEADKRGDEIIAVFFDEAKSGLSDDREAYKEMLEYVKKNSIKRIYTYHTSRISRDTAEIKLRVRELKYNYGTEIIFVSQGITTEQENIELLLSANGIADEQYIESIRKNTWRGLYGRLTQGKVVFDAKFGYRIKDGELEIDEKEAEIVREIFNLYVSGKGFKEIARILNQRNIPSPRNAKWSSNAVREIITNEIYKGVIIWNKRQYKKIAGFPKRKVIPNPPSQWIRIERPDLRIIPEELWEEANNSRLSRRKGDNKRKGVGYTTLLGGFIKCECGSNLIKNSRTSFRCRLSLVGACDITASFSEAMLNQIVIQAIKQYLKENREKFKEELEEQIKLYYSKQKSKSDISKEIDNLTKKLNNILEIFEETPSKALAEKIKEYEEKINLLKLELKSFNEIENVIIDDEVIDILIQQIDNIFAMDIQSAREIISEVLEEVKIERDKELQGFYWINYKFKNPLLTFNRKINVIAGAGFEPATSGL; encoded by the coding sequence ATGAAAGCGGTAATTTATGCAAGATATAGTAGCAAAAACCAAGATAAAAAATCAATTAAAGACCAAGTTATATTATGTCAGATAGAAGCAGACAAAAGGGGAGATGAGATTATAGCCGTTTTCTTTGATGAAGCTAAATCCGGTTTATCAGATGATAGAGAGGCTTATAAAGAAATGCTTGAATATGTAAAGAAAAACTCAATCAAAAGAATATATACCTATCACACAAGTAGAATATCAAGGGATACGGCAGAGATAAAGTTAAGGGTTAGAGAACTGAAATATAACTATGGAACTGAAATTATCTTTGTATCACAGGGAATAACTACGGAACAAGAAAATATAGAACTTTTACTTTCGGCTAACGGAATAGCAGACGAACAATATATTGAAAGCATAAGGAAGAACACTTGGAGAGGGTTATACGGAAGATTAACACAAGGAAAGGTTGTTTTTGACGCTAAATTCGGTTATAGGATAAAAGACGGAGAGTTAGAGATTGATGAGAAAGAAGCAGAGATTGTAAGGGAAATATTCAATCTCTATGTATCAGGCAAAGGATTTAAAGAGATAGCAAGGATATTAAATCAAAGAAACATTCCATCGCCGAGAAATGCTAAATGGTCGTCAAATGCAGTAAGAGAGATAATCACAAATGAGATTTATAAAGGAGTTATCATTTGGAATAAACGCCAATATAAAAAGATAGCAGGTTTTCCTAAAAGAAAGGTAATACCTAATCCACCGAGCCAATGGATAAGGATTGAAAGACCGGATTTAAGGATAATACCGGAAGAGTTATGGGAAGAAGCAAACAATAGCAGGTTATCAAGAAGAAAAGGAGATAATAAAAGAAAAGGAGTAGGATATACAACGCTTTTAGGTGGCTTTATTAAATGCGAATGTGGAAGCAATCTAATTAAAAATTCAAGAACAAGTTTTAGATGTAGGCTATCACTTGTAGGAGCTTGCGATATAACGGCTTCTTTTAGTGAAGCAATGCTAAATCAGATAGTAATTCAAGCCATAAAGCAATATTTAAAAGAGAACAGGGAAAAGTTTAAAGAAGAATTAGAAGAACAGATTAAATTATATTACTCAAAACAAAAATCAAAATCTGATATATCCAAAGAAATTGATAATCTAACCAAAAAGCTAAACAATATCCTTGAAATCTTTGAGGAAACACCGAGCAAAGCATTAGCAGAAAAGATAAAAGAGTATGAAGAAAAAATAAACCTGTTAAAATTGGAACTCAAAAGCTTTAACGAAATAGAAAATGTTATCATTGATGATGAAGTTATAGATATACTCATACAGCAGATAGATAACATCTTTGCTATGGATATACAATCAGCAAGAGAAATTATAAGTGAAGTGCTTGAAGAAGTTAAGATTGAAAGGGATAAAGAACTACAAGGATTTTATTGGATAAATTATAAGTTTAAAAATCCACTTTTAACCTTCAATCGTAAAATCAATGTAATTGCGGGGGCAGGATTTGAACCTGCGACCTCTGGGTTATGA
- the ppa gene encoding inorganic diphosphatase, producing MDLSKIPAGKKPPEDIYVVIEIPQGSSIKYEIDKESGAVFVDRFLFTAMYYPFNYGFIPNTLADDGDPTDVLVVSREPVVPGSVIRARPIGMLEMEDEEGIDTKIIAVPVSKLDNTFDNIKEVTDLPEATLNKIKHFFEHYKELESGKWVKVKSFKSSKEAMEDIQKSIQNFKK from the coding sequence ATGGATTTATCAAAAATACCAGCAGGAAAAAAACCACCAGAAGATATTTATGTAGTAATAGAAATACCTCAGGGTAGTTCCATTAAATACGAAATAGATAAAGAAAGTGGTGCTGTGTTCGTTGATAGATTTTTATTTACTGCTATGTATTATCCTTTCAATTATGGATTTATACCAAATACGTTGGCAGATGATGGAGACCCAACAGATGTATTGGTAGTTTCAAGAGAACCTGTTGTCCCTGGTTCTGTTATAAGAGCAAGACCTATTGGAATGCTTGAAATGGAAGATGAAGAAGGTATAGATACAAAGATTATTGCTGTGCCTGTATCAAAATTAGATAATACGTTTGATAATATAAAAGAAGTAACAGATTTACCGGAAGCAACATTAAATAAAATTAAACATTTCTTTGAGCATTATAAAGAACTTGAATCAGGTAAATGGGTAAAAGTAAAATCCTTCAAATCTTCCAAAGAAGCGATGGAAGACATCCAAAAATCAATCCAAAATTTTAAAAAATAG
- the gatB gene encoding Asp-tRNA(Asn)/Glu-tRNA(Gln) amidotransferase subunit GatB: MEEFDVVIGLETHVQMATNTKMFCSCKVEFGAPPNTNVCPVCLAFPGSLPVVNKKAVEYAIKASLALNCQINELSVFARKNYFYPDLPKGYQISQYDKPLAVNGYIDIKENGKHKRIRIHRLHIEEDAGKNIHEGNYSYVDLNRAGTPLMEIVTEPDISSAEGARLYLEKLRNIMRYIGVSDADMEKGQLRCDVNISLKPKGSDKLGTKVELKNINSFRFIQKAIEYEIERQAKLLKKGEKIIQETRLFDPSSGKTYTMRTKEEAHDYRYFPDPDLLPLLITKEQIEKIKSTLPELPDEKVQRYINQLGLPEYDAEVLSSDKDLALYFENVIKIFPLNPKAVSNWILNELLGKLNEKGLHITQSPIKEKDIAEILELIQNGTISGKIAKDIFNEMFETGKSPKQIVEEKGLKQISDEGEIRKIIEEVLSKYPAEVEKYKNGNEKLFGFFVGQVMKETKGKANPAIVNKILKDLLT; encoded by the coding sequence ATGGAAGAGTTTGATGTAGTTATTGGTCTTGAAACTCATGTTCAGATGGCTACAAATACCAAAATGTTTTGTTCTTGTAAAGTAGAGTTTGGAGCCCCACCAAATACAAATGTCTGTCCTGTTTGTCTTGCATTTCCCGGAAGTTTGCCTGTTGTAAATAAAAAAGCCGTAGAGTATGCAATAAAAGCATCTTTGGCATTAAATTGTCAGATAAATGAGCTATCAGTTTTTGCAAGAAAAAATTATTTTTATCCTGATTTACCAAAAGGCTATCAAATATCTCAATATGATAAACCTCTTGCCGTAAATGGATATATTGATATAAAAGAAAATGGAAAACATAAAAGAATAAGAATACACAGATTACATATAGAAGAAGATGCCGGAAAAAATATACATGAAGGCAATTACTCTTATGTTGATTTAAATAGAGCCGGAACACCTTTAATGGAAATAGTTACAGAACCTGATATATCCTCTGCCGAAGGAGCAAGATTATATCTTGAAAAATTAAGAAATATAATGAGATATATAGGCGTATCAGATGCAGATATGGAAAAAGGACAATTAAGATGTGATGTAAATATATCTTTAAAACCAAAAGGCTCCGATAAACTCGGCACAAAAGTTGAACTAAAAAATATAAACTCCTTTAGATTTATACAAAAAGCAATAGAGTATGAAATAGAAAGACAAGCTAAATTATTAAAAAAAGGAGAAAAAATTATCCAAGAAACAAGATTATTTGACCCATCTTCCGGAAAAACATACACAATGAGAACAAAAGAAGAAGCTCATGATTATAGATATTTCCCAGACCCGGATTTGCTTCCATTGCTTATTACAAAAGAACAGATAGAAAAAATAAAAAGCACTCTTCCTGAACTTCCTGATGAAAAAGTTCAAAGATATATAAATCAACTTGGACTTCCGGAATACGATGCAGAAGTTTTATCATCAGATAAAGATTTAGCATTATATTTTGAAAATGTTATAAAAATCTTCCCTTTAAATCCAAAAGCAGTATCAAATTGGATATTAAACGAACTACTTGGAAAACTAAATGAAAAAGGACTACATATTACCCAATCTCCTATCAAAGAAAAAGATATAGCAGAAATCTTAGAGTTAATCCAAAATGGAACAATATCAGGTAAAATTGCAAAAGATATATTCAATGAGATGTTTGAAACCGGAAAATCTCCAAAGCAGATAGTAGAAGAAAAAGGTTTAAAACAAATATCAGATGAAGGAGAAATAAGAAAAATTATAGAAGAAGTATTATCAAAATATCCGGCAGAAGTTGAAAAATACAAAAATGGAAATGAAAAACTATTTGGTTTCTTTGTCGGACAAGTAATGAAAGAAACAAAAGGAAAAGCAAACCCTGCTATTGTTAATAAAATATTAAAAGACCTCTTGACATAA
- a CDS encoding DUF4491 family protein — protein MIGDFILKYWKFLLGIGIVMAVGGLFIPNIILSKVVEFTGFSFIAITAYVLGYKVASDEAEKQIKAEIEKFAKQDIRYKFAAERAIKNLKAPLKGGK, from the coding sequence ATGATAGGAGATTTTATTTTAAAGTATTGGAAATTTTTACTTGGAATTGGAATTGTTATGGCTGTTGGTGGTTTATTTATTCCAAATATTATTTTATCAAAAGTTGTTGAATTTACCGGATTTTCTTTTATTGCAATAACTGCTTATGTTCTTGGATATAAAGTAGCTTCTGATGAGGCTGAAAAACAGATAAAAGCAGAGATAGAAAAATTTGCTAAGCAAGATATTAGATATAAATTTGCAGCTGAGAGGGCAATAAAAAATCTAAAAGCACCTTTGAAAGGGGGTAAATAA
- the purB gene encoding adenylosuccinate lyase — translation MIKRYTLDRMGNIWSEKNKFQKWLDVEIAVCKAWNKLGKIPDDALKEIIEKTHIDDKTVERIHELDKIYNHDVLAFVTAVAEQVGENGRYIHLGLTSSDVIDTALALIMRESLDILIKDVEELLEILKENAFKYKDTVMMGRTHGVHAEPMVFGLKFALWYEEMKRNKKRLENAKEVVSVGAISGAVGTYSNIPPELEELTLQELGLKPEPVSNQVIQRDRHAEFMTAMAITASSLEKIAVEIRHLQRTEVLEAQEPFKKGQRGSSAMPHKKNPITCERITGLARVIRANAIPAMEDIALWHERDISHSSVERVIMPDSAIALDYILELTKKVLKDLVVYPENMRKNIDKSKGLFFSSKLLVALVEKELSRDEAYDIVQRNAMKAWDTEGLMFKDAILQDPEVTSRLSKEEIDQIFDINKFLINIPYIYKRVFGQY, via the coding sequence ATGATAAAAAGATATACCTTAGATAGAATGGGGAATATATGGAGTGAAAAAAATAAATTTCAAAAATGGTTAGATGTTGAGATTGCAGTATGTAAAGCATGGAATAAACTTGGTAAAATTCCGGATGATGCTTTAAAAGAAATAATAGAAAAAACTCATATAGATGATAAAACAGTAGAAAGAATACATGAGCTTGATAAGATATATAATCATGATGTCCTTGCTTTTGTTACAGCAGTTGCTGAGCAGGTCGGAGAAAATGGAAGATATATCCATCTTGGTTTAACTTCCTCCGATGTAATAGATACAGCATTAGCTTTAATTATGAGAGAAAGTTTAGATATTTTGATAAAAGATGTTGAGGAACTTTTAGAAATTTTAAAAGAGAATGCATTTAAATATAAAGATACTGTAATGATGGGAAGAACCCACGGTGTCCATGCAGAACCTATGGTTTTTGGATTGAAATTTGCCCTTTGGTATGAAGAAATGAAAAGAAATAAGAAAAGATTGGAAAATGCAAAAGAAGTTGTATCGGTAGGAGCTATATCTGGTGCAGTAGGAACATATTCAAATATCCCTCCTGAGCTTGAAGAATTAACATTGCAGGAACTTGGATTAAAACCGGAGCCTGTATCTAATCAGGTTATTCAAAGAGATAGACATGCAGAATTTATGACAGCTATGGCTATAACTGCTTCTTCCTTAGAAAAAATAGCCGTAGAAATAAGACATTTACAAAGAACAGAAGTATTAGAAGCTCAAGAACCATTCAAAAAAGGACAGAGAGGCTCTTCTGCTATGCCCCATAAGAAAAATCCTATCACATGTGAGAGAATAACCGGTCTTGCAAGGGTAATAAGGGCAAATGCAATTCCTGCAATGGAAGATATTGCTTTATGGCATGAAAGGGATATATCCCATTCTTCTGTGGAAAGGGTAATTATGCCTGATTCTGCAATTGCATTGGATTATATTTTAGAACTTACCAAGAAAGTTTTAAAAGATTTAGTAGTTTATCCGGAAAATATGAGAAAAAATATAGATAAATCTAAGGGATTATTCTTTTCTTCAAAATTGCTTGTAGCACTTGTAGAAAAAGAATTATCAAGAGATGAAGCTTACGATATAGTCCAGAGAAATGCAATGAAAGCATGGGATACAGAGGGTTTAATGTTTAAAGATGCTATACTTCAGGATCCGGAAGTAACATCAAGATTATCAAAAGAAGAAATAGACCAAATCTTTGATATAAATAAATTTTTAATAAATATTCCGTATATTTATAAAAGAGTGTTTGGACAATATTAA
- a CDS encoding DHH family phosphoesterase, producing MEGYVIPIIERLKREEGSILIFTHENPDGDGIGSMLALYQFLKKKNKNVVAAMKDNVPHIYDFLPYNQEIKKLPLDKTFDVGIIVDAAGAYRAGVEIKAKEILRIDHHIGGVFESIYDYINPYAAATTYLVGEILRNWDEEAIDADIATCLYVGLMTDTGSFRYNNTNEKTFEMAEFLVKKGANPSYISHMVFERNSLNVLKLLQKTLSTIELYEDGKIAVLTVFRDFLEETGTTEEDTEGFVHFARGLDGVEVAIIMIQREDRKTWRISIRGKGKVDVQKIAKCFGGGGHKDAAGCRVIGDYHEVKQKLINEIATNLSKYEELVEVK from the coding sequence ATGGAAGGTTATGTTATTCCTATAATAGAAAGACTTAAAAGAGAGGAAGGCTCTATTTTAATATTTACCCATGAAAACCCTGATGGTGATGGTATAGGCAGTATGCTTGCTTTATACCAATTTTTAAAAAAGAAAAATAAAAATGTTGTTGCAGCAATGAAAGATAATGTTCCGCATATATATGATTTTTTGCCTTATAATCAAGAGATAAAAAAATTACCTTTGGATAAAACCTTTGATGTAGGAATAATTGTTGATGCTGCCGGTGCTTATAGAGCCGGAGTAGAAATTAAAGCAAAAGAAATCCTTAGAATAGACCATCATATTGGTGGAGTTTTTGAAAGTATTTATGATTATATAAATCCTTATGCTGCAGCAACAACTTATCTGGTTGGAGAAATTCTTAGAAATTGGGATGAAGAAGCTATTGATGCTGATATTGCAACCTGTTTATATGTTGGATTAATGACAGATACCGGTTCATTTAGATATAACAATACAAATGAAAAAACTTTTGAAATGGCTGAATTTTTAGTTAAAAAAGGAGCCAATCCTTCTTATATATCTCATATGGTTTTTGAAAGAAATAGCTTAAATGTTTTAAAACTTCTTCAAAAAACATTATCAACAATAGAGCTTTATGAAGATGGTAAAATAGCAGTTTTAACCGTATTTAGAGATTTCCTTGAAGAAACCGGCACAACAGAAGAAGATACAGAAGGATTTGTTCATTTCGCAAGAGGATTAGATGGGGTAGAAGTTGCAATTATTATGATACAAAGAGAAGATAGAAAAACATGGAGAATATCCATCCGAGGAAAAGGAAAGGTTGATGTCCAAAAAATAGCTAAATGCTTTGGTGGTGGTGGTCATAAAGATGCTGCCGGTTGTAGAGTAATTGGAGATTACCATGAGGTTAAACAAAAATTAATAAATGAAATAGCTACAAATTTATCAAAATATGAAGAATTAGTAGAAGTTAAATAA
- the nth gene encoding endonuclease III, with translation MMTEKDIIEGLKKHFPNPKTELLHKNGFELLIMVILSAQTTDERVNSVYPKLFSKYPTPESLSNADIKDLEEILKPVGFFRRKAKLIKQAAKDLIEKFGGNIPDNIKDLVKIAGVGRKTASVILVNLYNKPAIVVDTHVMRVTTKRWKIAKGKNPEKVEKELSNFFSKENWSYISNAIVLFGRYICKAFKPKCKECALLDKCPYEKKNI, from the coding sequence ATGATGACAGAAAAAGATATTATTGAGGGATTAAAAAAGCATTTTCCAAATCCAAAAACTGAACTTTTACATAAAAATGGATTTGAATTATTAATAATGGTGATTTTATCGGCTCAAACAACAGATGAAAGGGTAAATAGTGTATATCCAAAATTATTTAGTAAATATCCTACGCCGGAAAGCTTATCAAATGCCGATATTAAAGATTTAGAAGAGATTTTAAAACCGGTGGGATTTTTCAGAAGAAAGGCTAAGTTGATAAAACAAGCCGCAAAAGATTTAATTGAAAAATTTGGTGGAAATATTCCGGATAATATTAAAGATTTAGTTAAAATTGCCGGTGTTGGAAGAAAAACAGCTTCTGTAATCCTTGTAAATTTATATAATAAACCTGCTATTGTTGTTGATACCCATGTTATGAGAGTTACAACAAAAAGATGGAAAATAGCAAAAGGAAAAAATCCTGAGAAAGTAGAAAAAGAGCTATCTAATTTTTTCTCTAAGGAAAATTGGAGCTATATCTCAAATGCTATTGTTTTATTTGGTAGATATATTTGTAAAGCTTTTAAACCAAAATGCAAAGAATGTGCTCTTTTAGATAAATGTCCTTATGAAAAAAAGAATATATGA
- a CDS encoding 5'-3' exonuclease: MKKKIILIDGSSYMYRAFYALPPLTSPKGEPTGAIYGFYRMISKLISNLNPEYIAVVFDLPGQTTRHKEFKEYKATRKETPNDLVVQIPKIKKFLQLWGIPIIEKQGYEADDIIATLAKKAEKEGFEVIVVSPDKDMIQLIDENIKLLNPISETFLDREKVKEKYGIYPEQFEDYLAMIGDNVDNIPGIKGVGAKTAAKLLNEFGSLDNILQNKDKLSGKLKEIFYNLDEESIKMSRYLVKLQTDIDLDIDIEDLKKKKTDFMGLKNFLEELGFKTVLKDLDKFAKDDTPKQRSLF, translated from the coding sequence ATGAAGAAAAAAATTATTTTAATAGATGGCTCTTCTTATATGTATAGGGCTTTTTATGCGTTGCCGCCGCTTACTTCGCCAAAAGGCGAGCCAACCGGTGCTATTTATGGTTTTTATAGAATGATTTCTAAGCTTATTTCTAATTTAAATCCGGAATATATTGCTGTAGTGTTTGATTTACCCGGACAAACAACAAGACATAAAGAGTTTAAAGAATATAAAGCCACAAGAAAAGAAACTCCCAACGATTTAGTGGTTCAGATACCGAAAATAAAAAAGTTTCTCCAATTATGGGGTATTCCTATTATAGAAAAACAAGGATATGAAGCTGATGATATTATAGCAACTTTGGCTAAAAAGGCTGAAAAAGAAGGTTTTGAAGTTATTGTTGTTTCGCCAGATAAAGATATGATACAACTCATAGATGAAAATATAAAATTGCTTAATCCTATATCAGAAACGTTCTTAGATAGAGAAAAAGTTAAAGAAAAATATGGTATTTATCCTGAGCAGTTTGAAGATTATCTTGCCATGATTGGAGATAATGTAGATAATATACCGGGTATAAAAGGAGTTGGAGCAAAAACAGCTGCAAAGTTATTAAATGAGTTTGGTAGTTTAGACAATATTTTACAGAATAAAGATAAATTATCCGGTAAATTGAAAGAGATTTTTTATAACCTTGATGAAGAAAGCATCAAAATGTCAAGATATTTAGTAAAACTTCAAACAGATATTGATTTAGATATAGATATTGAAGATTTGAAAAAGAAAAAAACTGATTTTATGGGACTTAAAAACTTTTTGGAAGAACTTGGATTTAAAACAGTTTTAAAAGATTTAGATAAATTTGCAAAAGATGATACTCCGAAACAGAGGTCTTTATTTTAA